One segment of Leucoraja erinacea ecotype New England chromosome 7, Leri_hhj_1, whole genome shotgun sequence DNA contains the following:
- the frzb gene encoding secreted frizzled-related protein 3 isoform X1, with translation MVRLGGSPVLLWASCLGLGLGLGLVRVVEAAACEPIRIPMCKPMPWNMTKMPNHLHHSTQDNAVLAIEQYEGLVGINCSPVLLFFLCAMYAPICTIDFQHEPIKPCKSVCERARDGCEPVMRRYNHTWPENLACEEFPVYDRGVCISPEAIVTADAPGTVPDLSVHSSNNNCRNLGGDSCRCPALKLTQKVYLKNNYNYVIRAKVKEVRNKCHDVATTVEVKDVLKSSLVNIPKETVTLHTSSACLCPEIRTNEEYVIMGYEDEERARLLLVEGSIAVKWKDRLGKRIKNWDLKLRQDRRKGRSGQQNGEKRIQPRDTAVASRQRNKRRNAKQSRQ, from the exons ATGGTTCGACTTGGAGGTTCCCCTGTCCTGTTGTGGGCGAGCtgcctgggtctgggtctgggtctgggtctggttcGTGTGGTGGAAGCCGCTGCCTGCGAACCCATCCGAATCCCGATGTGCAAGCCCATGCCCTGGAacatgaccaagatgcccaaccaTCTTCACCACAGCACGCAGGACAACGCCGTGCTGGCCATCGAACAGTACGAGGGCTTGGTGGGCATCAACTGCAGCCCAGTGCTGCTCTTCTTCCTCTGCGCCATGTACGCGCCCATCTGCACCATCGACTTCCAACACGAACCCATCAAGCCGTGCAAGTCGGTGTGCGAGAGGGCGAGGGACGGCTGCGAGCCCGTCATGAGAAGGTACAACCACACCTGGCCCGAGAATCTCGCCTGCGAGGAGTTCCCCGTCTACGACCGCGGAGTCTGTATCTCCCCAGAAGCCATTGTAACAGCCGATGCACCCG GAACAGTTCCGGACTTATCCGTTCATTCTTCCAATAACAACTGCAGAAACCTGGGAGGTG ACAGCTGCAGGTGCCCAGCGCTGAAGCTCACCCAGAAAGTTTACCTGAAGAACAACTACAATTACG TGATTCGAGCTAAAGTGAAAGAGGTCAGGAATAAGTGCCACGATGTGGCCACGACGGTGGAAGTGAAAGATGTTCTCAAATCTTCTCTGGTGAACATCCCGAAGGAAACGGTGACGCTTCACACCAGCTCCGCCTGCCTCTGCCCAGAGATCAGAACCAACGAGGAGTACGTGATAATGGGCTACGAGGATGAAGAGAGGGCGAG GTTATTGTTGGTGGAGGGTTCCATAGCCGTGAAATGGAAGGATCGACTTGGGAAAAGAATCAAG AACTGGGATCTGAAGCTGCGCCAGGACAGAAGAAAAGGGAGAAGcggtcaacaaaatggagagaaaCGTATTCAGCCGAGAGATACAGCAGTCGCATCCAGACAGAGGAACAAAAGGAGGAATGCTAAACAATCACGGCAGTAA
- the frzb gene encoding secreted frizzled-related protein 3 isoform X2 translates to MVRLGGSPVLLWASCLGLGLGLGLVRVVEAAACEPIRIPMCKPMPWNMTKMPNHLHHSTQDNAVLAIEQYEGLVGINCSPVLLFFLCAMYAPICTIDFQHEPIKPCKSVCERARDGCEPVMRRYNHTWPENLACEEFPVYDRGVCISPEAIVTADAPVPDLSVHSSNNNCRNLGGDSCRCPALKLTQKVYLKNNYNYVIRAKVKEVRNKCHDVATTVEVKDVLKSSLVNIPKETVTLHTSSACLCPEIRTNEEYVIMGYEDEERARLLLVEGSIAVKWKDRLGKRIKNWDLKLRQDRRKGRSGQQNGEKRIQPRDTAVASRQRNKRRNAKQSRQ, encoded by the exons ATGGTTCGACTTGGAGGTTCCCCTGTCCTGTTGTGGGCGAGCtgcctgggtctgggtctgggtctgggtctggttcGTGTGGTGGAAGCCGCTGCCTGCGAACCCATCCGAATCCCGATGTGCAAGCCCATGCCCTGGAacatgaccaagatgcccaaccaTCTTCACCACAGCACGCAGGACAACGCCGTGCTGGCCATCGAACAGTACGAGGGCTTGGTGGGCATCAACTGCAGCCCAGTGCTGCTCTTCTTCCTCTGCGCCATGTACGCGCCCATCTGCACCATCGACTTCCAACACGAACCCATCAAGCCGTGCAAGTCGGTGTGCGAGAGGGCGAGGGACGGCTGCGAGCCCGTCATGAGAAGGTACAACCACACCTGGCCCGAGAATCTCGCCTGCGAGGAGTTCCCCGTCTACGACCGCGGAGTCTGTATCTCCCCAGAAGCCATTGTAACAGCCGATGCACCCG TTCCGGACTTATCCGTTCATTCTTCCAATAACAACTGCAGAAACCTGGGAGGTG ACAGCTGCAGGTGCCCAGCGCTGAAGCTCACCCAGAAAGTTTACCTGAAGAACAACTACAATTACG TGATTCGAGCTAAAGTGAAAGAGGTCAGGAATAAGTGCCACGATGTGGCCACGACGGTGGAAGTGAAAGATGTTCTCAAATCTTCTCTGGTGAACATCCCGAAGGAAACGGTGACGCTTCACACCAGCTCCGCCTGCCTCTGCCCAGAGATCAGAACCAACGAGGAGTACGTGATAATGGGCTACGAGGATGAAGAGAGGGCGAG GTTATTGTTGGTGGAGGGTTCCATAGCCGTGAAATGGAAGGATCGACTTGGGAAAAGAATCAAG AACTGGGATCTGAAGCTGCGCCAGGACAGAAGAAAAGGGAGAAGcggtcaacaaaatggagagaaaCGTATTCAGCCGAGAGATACAGCAGTCGCATCCAGACAGAGGAACAAAAGGAGGAATGCTAAACAATCACGGCAGTAA